Proteins co-encoded in one Cyprinus carpio isolate SPL01 chromosome B5, ASM1834038v1, whole genome shotgun sequence genomic window:
- the LOC109060367 gene encoding GTPase Era, mitochondrial-like: MALRFCDTFLRRSLRFSTIRKLTTAPEHAPLYLRLSGCSVFGPQTVRKCLFHCTPASLVSSSAFLDRLQKGRAVVSDEGLCHHQPVSVPSDSGHQFSLLLKDPDQPENAKSLKVTIVGAPNAGKSTLTNQLLGRKLFAVSEKVHTTRSRAVGVLTEDDTQIILLDTPGLTTPVKAKRHHLEESLLVDPFDSIKEADLVVVLVDVSDKWTRNKLDYEVLKCLALNPDVPAILVLNKVDLLKNKTLLLDITAQLTEGVVNGKKIRIRGAEKPHEKSAARPHSRHAEEPQSESMKDGLSQEGQDKDSLKALKSRRGWHLFKDVFMLSSIDREDVETLKKYLFDGAKPGHWQYHSEVLTDQGPEEMCINTIREKLLQHLPKEVPYSMTQQIEIWKESEDGVLDISIKLYVKKDTHMKMVIGSGGHLITRITQEAESDLIKIFLREVRLKISAKLKK, translated from the exons ATGGCCTTGCGGTTTTGCGACACGTTTCTACGCAGATCTTTGCGATTTTCAACGATCCGCAAACTGACAACAGCCCCGGAGCACGCGCCACTGTATCTGCGTCTATCAG GTTGCTCAGTTTTCGGTCCACAGACAGTAAGAAAGTGTCTCTTTCACTGCACCCCGGCCAGTTTGGTGTCTTCGAGTGCTTTTTTGGACAGACTACAGAAGGGGAGAGCGGTGGTGTCCGATGAGGGTCTCTGTCATCATCAGCCTGTCTCTGTTCCATCAGACAGCG GTCATCAATTTTCCTTATTGCTAAAGGATCCTGATCAACCTGAAAATGCCAAATCTCTTAAAGTGACGATAGTGGGTGCGCCTAATGCAGGGAAATCAACATTGACCAATCAACTGCTGGGTCGAAAG TTGTTTGCGGTTTCTGAGAAAGTGCACACAACAAGATCTCGTGCTGTTGGTGTCCTGACAGAGGATGACACACAAATC ATACTGTTGGATACCCCTGGTCTCACCACACCAGTAAAGGCTAAAAG aCATCACCTGGAGGAATCGCTGCTGGTGGATCCTTTTGACTCAATAAAGGAAGCTGAtctag TGGTGGTGCTAGTCGATGTGTCTGATAAATGGACCCGCAATAAGCTGGACTATGAAGTGCTGAAGTGTCTGGCCCTGAATCCAGATGTCCCTGCCATCCTTGTCCTCAATAAG GTAGATCTactgaagaacaaaacacttttgctaGACATCACGGCACAGCTGACAGAAGGGGTGGTTAATGGAAAGAAGATCAGGATCCGTGGTGCAGAGAAACCACATGAGAAATCAGCAGCCAGACCCCACAGCAGACATGCTGAAGAACCACAGTCTGAGAGCATGAAGGACGGGCTGTCTCAGGAGGGTCAGGACAAAGACAGTCTGAAGGCCCTGAAGAGCCGCAGGGGGTGGCATCTTTTTAAGGATGTATTCATGTTAAGTTCTATTGACAGAGAAGATGTGGAGACATTAAAG AAGTACCTGTTTGATGGTGCAAAGCCTGGCCATTGGCAGTACCACAGTGAAGTACTGACTGATCAGGGTCCTGAGGAGATGTGCATCAACACTATCAGAGAGAAACTTCTACAGCATCTCCCGAAGGAGGTGCCGTACAGTATGACACAG CAAATTGAAATCTGGAAGGAATCTGAAGATGGGGTACTCGACATATCCATCAAACTATATGTAAAGAAAGACACTCATATG AAAATGGTTATTGGTTCTGGAGGTCATCTGATAACCAGAATAACCCAGGAAGCTGAAAGTGACCTAATAAAGATTTTCTTGCGTGAAGTGCGTTTAAAAATCTCTGCAAAGTTGAAGAAGTGA